The segment CCGGCAGCATGCGCACCGGGGTGGATGCTTTGGCGGGGTGAGCGGGTGAGGTCACGATTGACTCCTCCACACAGGAGACAGAACAGAAGGGACGGGAACGCACGGTCGGCGGGCCTGCCGACCGTGCCGGGAGAGGGCTACAGCCCGCCGAGTCTCTGAAAGGCAGCGACCAGCCAGCCCAGAACCGCGCCGGTGAACGTGCACGTCAGGGCGATCAGGAACAGTCCACAACCCCAGGTGTTGAAGGGCTGGTCATGACCGTTGCGCAGGGCCCGGCGCGGATGAGCCACCCAGCCGCGCACACGGCGGGCCAGCGGAGGAATCACGCTCACGACCGGCCTCCGCGCAGTGCCGGGGGAATGAATCCGGGCACAGGGCCGGGACGTGCCGAGGCCCGTGGCAGGGGCGTGGGGAGGTGTGGCGTGGGAAAGCGTGCCGAGGAATTCGGCGATCGCTGATGGGTTGTACCCGTAGAACCGGCCCAGCACTGTGTCGTCGTCGGCATCCGGAGGGCGCTCTCCCAACTCCCTGTGTGACAGAAGTCGGAGGACCCGGCCCAGTGCATCCGGACATCAGGGAAGCCGACCTGACCGGTGAGGAGTGCGCGGGCACCGAGAGCAAGAGGCAAGCCCGGCCACGGCAGAGAGCCGCCGCGGCGTGCCCCGCCGACCGGTACGGCCGGCCAGTCCCCGCTGTTGTTGTAGAGGGTGACGGCCTTGTTCGGCAGCGCCGGGTCGGCCAGGAGGCCGTGGAAGTACGCGTAGTCGAAATCGGTCTGTGTGGTGGCCCGGAGTTGTAACCGGGGGAGACAAGCAGCGGTAGCGAGCATAGGTTTCTCTCGGTTCCGTTGTGAGTTCAAGTGGAGGTTCGGGCGCCCGGGGCCGCCGCCGCATCAGAGTGCTGGTGGCGGCTGGCCTCGGGGAGCCTGCACGTCGGGGTCCCGGACGGTCAGAGCAGACGGTCCGGGGCATCGCTCGACGTCTGCGGCACAGCGCCTTCGGCTAGGACCCTCAACGCGGGCACCAGCCCGGCCGGCACCCAGATGATGTCGGGCCAGTCCAGAGGCTGGTGTCCAGGACGATGACGCTGCCCGACGTCCGTGCCGGCCTCGGCCAACTGGACCTCAAACCGGCTGGTCATAGGAATCACCTCCCTGCCCTGGCAAGGCGAGGGAGCACCAGGTCATCTTCCCGCTGGAGCTGACACCCCACCGGTGGGCCACTGCGGCAACAATGTCCAACCCGCGGCCGTTCTCGTCATCAGGTCCAGCCCTACGGGGAGTTGGCACTACCGGCGACCCATCGACGACCTCGATACGCAGCTCGTCAGCTGCATGTACACACAAACTCACCGGGCCGACGCCGTACCGGATGGCGTTGGTGACCAGCTCGCTGACGAGCAGCGTGGCGTCATCGGACAACGGAGCGAGGCCCCAGGCCTCCAGATGCTGCGTCGTGAGTCGACGTATGCGCGCAACCTGGACGTCTTCAGTGGGAAAGGTCACCTCGAAGTCGTGGATAGCGGATCGCATCGCGTACCTCCATCGAGAGAGGACTGACCTCGGGGACACACAGCGTTTGCGCATGTCATCAAGGCCCCGAAGCCAGTCCCCTACGCCAGGCGTAGCCGGATGAGAACTTCCTACAGGAAGTGCTTCCTGTAGGAAGTTAGGGGAACGGTCCGGTAGCGTCAAGGCGCTGGTATCCGATAGGAGATTCGAGGAGTTCGAAGGAGGCGCGATGGCGGGGACCGTAGCCCGGATGGTTGCGTACATCACGGCGCGCATTGAAGGAGGAACACTCAAAGCGGGCGAACAGCTGCCGTCGACGCAGAGCCTGATGCGGCAGTTCGCTCTGAGTGACAACGCCGTCTACCGGGGGATTGCGCTCCTCAAGGCGCGGGGCCTGGTTGATGGCCAGCAGGGTAGAGGGGTCTTCGTCGCGGACCGAAGGAAGCTGATCACTGGCCTCCAGAGGATCAACAGCGGCATCGCCCAGCAGGGTGAGACCATCGACCACAAGAGCAGTACGCGCGTTCAGGCGCCGGACTGGGTGGCAGCTCACCTTGGTCCCGGCGAGTGCATCGTCCGTGTCCGTACGGTGAACCGTGGAGACGCCATCCTTCAGGCGTCCCAGTCGTGGGTCCACCTCTCGGTCGCTGACTTCGTTCCGGAGATCGACGAGCCCTACGCCTGCGATCCGACGTGGCAAGCCGTCTACCAGGACCGATCCGGCTACACCGTCGATGTCGCATCGAAGACGGTAGAAGCCCGGACGACAACTGCTGAGGACCGCGCGGCGCTCGGTCTCGAACACGACGACGCGGTTCTCGTCATGCGCAGCATCTACGTCACGGGGAACTTGGTCATCGGCGTCGGTGAAGGCGTCTACGCTCCCGGACACCCAGTAGCGATTGCGTAACCGCCACCACAAAACTGCCGAGCAACTACGGGCTGGCTGTCGGCGAGTTCCGCCGACAGCCGACTCTGCTTATGGGGGACATTGGTGCGCCTGAGTGCGAAGTCGAACAGGGCGGCTGGTCACACAAAGCCTCCGAGGCCCGGCGACCACGAGACCGAAGCCCCGCACGGCGCCCGTCGCGGCTCGCTGCGCCGGATGATCTCCGGCGTGCTCGCCACCAGCCCCAACCCGTCGGGACTTCGCCGGCACGCTGTGCTCGTAGGAGTCATCTGAGCATCACCTCTTGTCAGTGTCCCGGTGTGAGGTCCATCCGCAGTCGTGACTATCGAATACCTGCGGCTCGCCGGGCTCGCGGGCCGTGATGACCGCCGGGCCGGGCGTCCGGGTGGCCGAGCGGTGTTGTGCATCACGTGGGCTCGGCAGTTGCCGTATCCGAACTCAGAAGGTAGACGCCTCTGACAGTCTGTCAATATAAATGCTAACTGTGTTGACAGAAGTTTGCGTGAAAGTCGCCCTGGCCCAAGGATGGGCTGTCAAGACACACTGATAGCTGCCCTGACAGCTCACCAGGAAGGGTGGGACGTGGACGCCCGTTCGATCGCGGCAGACATTCGGCGGCGCATCATCAGCGGTGAGTACCCGTACGGGAGCCGCCTGCCGTCGGTCCGCGACCAGGTGCAGCACTACGGCGCGAGCCAGCAGACGGTCTCCGCCGCGTATGCCTCGCTGGCCGCACTCGGCCTCGTCCGCACGGAGCGAACCAGCGGAACCGTCGTCACAGCGGCCCGGCGCTCCGATGCGCATCTGGGGACATTCGCGCCGCCCGACCTCACGGCCGCTTCGGCGTGGCAGCCGACGGGTGATGGGCAGGCCCGGGAAGAGGTCACACTGGTCCGGCAGATTACTGCGCCCGCATCCATGGCGGAGTGGGGCATTCCGACCGGTCGGTCCGTAGTCGAGCGGACCCGGATGCGGTACATCGACGACATCCCCGTACAGCACAAGATCACGGTCATGCCCTACGCGTTGGCCGCGAAGGCCCCGGCCGGACACGAGGGGATACCTCCGATGCTCGCCCCAGCCGGGACGGACGGCCCCTCGGCGCCCGCAGGGATGCGCATGGCCGACTGGCTCGGCTGGGACGTCGCCCATACAGAGTCCGTGATCACCGTCGAGCCCATGGACGACGCAGCGTCCGAAGCACTCGGCGTGGCCGCCGGATCGCCGGCGTTTCGTGTCGTCGGAGTCGCCCGTGGCTCCGAAGGGGCCACCGTCTACGTCACGGTGACCACAGCACAGATCCACCACCGGATCACGCTCACCATCGTCGGCTAACGCCGCCCCCCGACAACGGGCCCCGTACGCGTCGGCGCGGGGGGTCGGCCCAAGGCTGTCCGGCGGCTCAACCCACCCTTGAGCGCCCGCAATGCTTCGGAGTGGTCCATGCTGTCCACCGTAAGGTGAAACGTCTCCGTCTCACGATGCTCCGCCTCATTCGCAGATGTACGCACCGTTGGCCATTTCATCCTGGGCCGAGCTTCCGGCCCGACCACATCCGGGCGGCCGCGAGTGTGGGTGCCGTCCCGACCATCCGGTACGTGAACCCGTCCCACTCCTCCAGGACCCGGGTTTCCTCCGGTCGGACGTGGCTGGCGCCGCCGTGTACCGGGTGATGGCGTCGATGGACTTCCTGTGGCGGGCGGCGTCTTTTCATGTATGCCGCGAGGGGAACGTCGGCGTCCGGCAGCGGGGGTACCCGGGACGGTTGGTTAGGGGGGCCAGGTCGGCGGTGCTTGCCCATGGGCCCGATCGTCCCAGAACTCTGATGCCGGATCTGCTGTCCCGTTCAACCATCGAACTGCTTCCAGCAGGGTTGGAGATATCTACAGCGTGGCGGACCACCAGCTGCCGCGGGACAGGGTGGTCCGGCCGGCGGGGGTGATGGTCACCCGGGCTTCGCTGACGGGCAGTTCGCCCCAGGTGTTGAGGTGGTCGCGGATCTTCTCCAGCAGGTCCCACAGACGGCGGGGGCCGCCTTGGTGAACGGTCGGTGCTTCGCGGCGGCCGGCAGCAGTGGCG is part of the Streptomyces qinzhouensis genome and harbors:
- a CDS encoding DUF6302 family protein; translated protein: MLATAACLPRLQLRATTQTDFDYAYFHGLLADPALPNKAVTLYNNSGDWPAVPVGGARRGGSLPWPGLPLALGARALLTGQVGFPDVRMHWAGSSDFCHTGSWESALRMPTTTQCWAGSTGTTHQRSPNSSARFPTPHLPTPLPRASARPGPVPGFIPPALRGGRS
- a CDS encoding ATP-binding protein, producing the protein MRSAIHDFEVTFPTEDVQVARIRRLTTQHLEAWGLAPLSDDATLLVSELVTNAIRYGVGPVSLCVHAADELRIEVVDGSPVVPTPRRAGPDDENGRGLDIVAAVAHRWGVSSSGKMTWCSLALPGQGGDSYDQPV
- a CDS encoding GntR family transcriptional regulator, translating into MAGTVARMVAYITARIEGGTLKAGEQLPSTQSLMRQFALSDNAVYRGIALLKARGLVDGQQGRGVFVADRRKLITGLQRINSGIAQQGETIDHKSSTRVQAPDWVAAHLGPGECIVRVRTVNRGDAILQASQSWVHLSVADFVPEIDEPYACDPTWQAVYQDRSGYTVDVASKTVEARTTTAEDRAALGLEHDDAVLVMRSIYVTGNLVIGVGEGVYAPGHPVAIA
- a CDS encoding GntR family transcriptional regulator — translated: MDARSIAADIRRRIISGEYPYGSRLPSVRDQVQHYGASQQTVSAAYASLAALGLVRTERTSGTVVTAARRSDAHLGTFAPPDLTAASAWQPTGDGQAREEVTLVRQITAPASMAEWGIPTGRSVVERTRMRYIDDIPVQHKITVMPYALAAKAPAGHEGIPPMLAPAGTDGPSAPAGMRMADWLGWDVAHTESVITVEPMDDAASEALGVAAGSPAFRVVGVARGSEGATVYVTVTTAQIHHRITLTIVG
- a CDS encoding DUF6087 family protein, yielding MGKHRRPGPPNQPSRVPPLPDADVPLAAYMKRRRPPQEVHRRHHPVHGGASHVRPEETRVLEEWDGFTYRMVGTAPTLAAARMWSGRKLGPG